In Calothrix sp. PCC 7507, one DNA window encodes the following:
- a CDS encoding HIT family protein gives MQQQKNQFSHLTAIERNYLSFPAQFLLNQNLLQGKILDFGCGFGNDVKILRQKGYDITGYDPYYFPEYPEDKFDTIICFYVLNVLFPEEQANTLMEVSHLLKPGGKAYYAVRRDIKKEGFREHYVHKKPTYQCIVKLPFTSILSDESRELYEYIHYNHQRNSSNYCIFCNPHKYLKLLTESATAYAIFDGYPISRGHVLVIPKRHVSSYFDLPFKEQSACWLMVNKVQKILLAEFKPDGFNVGMNINREAGQNILHASIHIIPRYKGDTVGVKSGIRQVIPKRK, from the coding sequence ATGCAACAACAAAAAAATCAGTTCAGTCATCTTACAGCGATCGAAAGAAATTACCTGTCATTTCCTGCACAGTTTTTATTAAATCAAAACCTGCTTCAAGGTAAAATACTAGACTTCGGGTGTGGCTTTGGCAATGATGTGAAGATACTACGCCAAAAAGGCTATGACATCACAGGCTATGACCCTTATTATTTTCCTGAATATCCTGAAGATAAATTCGATACTATAATTTGCTTTTATGTGTTAAATGTTTTGTTTCCTGAAGAACAAGCTAATACTCTTATGGAAGTATCCCACTTATTAAAACCAGGAGGCAAGGCTTATTATGCAGTGAGAAGAGATATTAAGAAAGAAGGCTTTAGAGAACATTATGTCCACAAAAAGCCTACCTATCAGTGTATTGTAAAACTTCCTTTTACTTCAATTCTTTCAGACGAAAGTCGCGAGCTATACGAGTATATTCATTACAATCATCAACGGAATTCATCTAATTATTGTATATTTTGCAATCCCCATAAATATCTTAAATTACTAACTGAGTCAGCAACTGCTTATGCTATATTTGATGGCTATCCCATCAGTAGAGGACATGTCTTAGTTATTCCTAAACGTCATGTTAGCAGTTATTTTGATCTACCATTTAAAGAACAATCTGCTTGCTGGTTAATGGTAAACAAAGTGCAAAAAATTCTCCTGGCAGAATTTAAACCTGATGGCTTTAATGTTGGCATGAACATCAACAGAGAAGCGGGTCAAAATATTTTGCACGCAAGTATTCATATCATCCCTCGTTACAAAGGTGATACTGTTGGTGTTAAAAGTGGAATCAGACAGGTTATTCCTAAAAGGAAATAA
- a CDS encoding NupC/NupG family nucleoside CNT transporter: protein MERVISVLGILVFVGIAYALSINRSAIRWRTVVWGLGLEFIFALVILKTPWGLKIFKSLGDIVSNFLAFSDVGAKFVFGENFKDHLFAFQVLPTIIFFSSFINVLYHYGILQRVVNGLAWVMMKTMKTSGSESLSCAGNIFLGPTESALIVKPYVATMTQSELHAVMTGGFATIAGGVLGAYLSFGIPAEHLIAAFFMTAPVSLVVSKLLYPETEVSETAEKAKINVKTNYINVIDAVTTGAIEGVKLAVNVGVIIIAFLGLLAAVNALLGWLGALVNLPQLSLQWILSFVMAPVAWLMGVPWADCGQVGALLGTKTILNEFIAFLDLKTLIEGGKISPRATIIATYALCNFANIGSIGITIGGIAGMAPNRQRDLARMGVKSMIGGLLAGFITACIAGILV, encoded by the coding sequence ATGGAACGTGTTATTTCCGTGCTGGGAATTTTAGTTTTTGTTGGTATAGCCTACGCCCTCTCTATCAATCGCAGCGCTATACGTTGGCGAACGGTAGTGTGGGGTTTGGGATTAGAGTTTATATTTGCACTGGTAATTTTAAAGACTCCTTGGGGTTTGAAAATATTTAAATCTCTAGGTGATATAGTCAGTAATTTCTTGGCATTTTCTGATGTTGGTGCAAAATTTGTCTTTGGAGAAAATTTTAAAGATCATTTATTTGCCTTTCAAGTTCTCCCCACAATTATTTTTTTCTCGTCTTTTATCAATGTGTTGTATCACTACGGTATTTTGCAACGAGTCGTGAATGGGCTAGCTTGGGTGATGATGAAGACGATGAAAACATCGGGTTCTGAATCTTTATCTTGTGCAGGTAATATATTTTTGGGGCCAACAGAGTCAGCCCTGATAGTTAAACCCTACGTAGCAACAATGACGCAATCGGAACTTCATGCTGTGATGACTGGTGGCTTTGCCACAATTGCGGGTGGAGTATTGGGGGCGTATTTGTCGTTTGGTATCCCAGCCGAACACCTAATTGCGGCTTTCTTTATGACTGCTCCTGTCTCCTTGGTAGTATCAAAATTACTTTATCCAGAAACAGAAGTATCTGAAACTGCTGAGAAAGCCAAAATAAATGTCAAAACTAATTATATCAATGTAATTGATGCCGTTACTACAGGCGCAATTGAAGGTGTGAAGTTAGCAGTAAATGTGGGGGTGATTATTATTGCCTTTTTAGGATTACTAGCGGCTGTGAATGCGTTGTTGGGTTGGTTGGGGGCGCTGGTTAATTTGCCACAGCTATCATTGCAGTGGATTTTGTCTTTTGTTATGGCTCCTGTAGCATGGCTGATGGGTGTGCCTTGGGCTGATTGTGGCCAAGTAGGGGCGTTATTGGGAACAAAGACAATTCTCAATGAATTTATCGCTTTCTTGGATTTAAAAACATTAATTGAGGGTGGCAAAATTTCTCCAAGAGCAACAATTATTGCGACTTATGCCTTGTGTAATTTTGCCAATATTGGCTCTATTGGAATTACTATTGGTGGTATTGCAGGTATGGCACCAAACCGCCAGCGTGACTTAGCCCGCATGGGTGTAAAGTCGATGATTGGCGGTTTACTGGCAGGTTTTATTACTGCTTGTATTGCCGGAATATTAGTATGA